One window of the Eucalyptus grandis isolate ANBG69807.140 chromosome 8, ASM1654582v1, whole genome shotgun sequence genome contains the following:
- the LOC104428489 gene encoding ankyrin repeat-containing protein ITN1 — translation MPSITSPRRRSPSPPSHQQASSALERSHRERRLYEASLGGCVESLAQLLQEDGLILARAPVTCFDGTPLHVACMQGHVHFAKALLAHKRDLAMELDLQGRTPLHLASANGYVEIVRELLQSDPLSCLVHDEDGRTPLHLATMKGQINIVIELVKARPEAVEHRLSHGQTTLHLGVRHNRLETLKVLVEMVRDGDLVNAQDDEGNTILHLAVANKQIETVKYLLQRSEVDVNTVNRNGFSALDIVEYFSKDFKVIELRELLIHAGALRAIRFPASTTHQATPSTNTPPIEAVPPLSLLGEISKREEDKHKKWIKKKHDSLMITATVIAAMAYQAGISPPCGVWDNDHKDNQGKILHFAGTSIMAANDPKGYSMFLTYNTISFLASLSTIFLLISDFPLGKKVLTRILMATMWVTIIFTALTYLRSMLAFLHVHRNSEDGAAPIPVAALFMFVFLCAVAILFLFHTVRYLRKILKSSRIHQDV, via the exons ATGCCATCGATCACAAGCCCGCGAAGGAGGTCGCCGTCCCCGCCATCGCATCAACAGGCTTCCTCAGCACTTGAAAGAAGCCACCGAGAGAGGAGGCTCTATGAAGCGTCGCTTGGCGGGTGCGTCGAGTCGTTAGCTCAGTTGCTGCAAGAAGACGGACTCATCCTGGCTCGGGCTCCTGTCACTTGCTTTGATGGGACTCCATTGCATGTGGCCTGTATGCAAGGTCATGTACATTTTGCCAAGGCTCTTTTGGCTCATAAAAGGGATTTGGCTATGGAGTTGGACTTGCAG GGACGTACGCCTCTTCACTTGGCATCTGCGAACGGATACGTCGAAATAGTGAGGGAATTGTTACAATCAGACCCCCTTTCATGCCTTGTCCATGACGAAGATGGGAGGACCCCACTCCATCTAGCCACAATGAAGGGCCAAATCAACATCGTGATAGAGCTAGTGAAGGCGAGACCAGAGGCGGTCGAGCATAGGCTGAGCCACGGCCAAACCACTCTCCATCTGGGAGTGAGGCATAATCGTTTGGAGACTCTAAAAGTCCTGGTGGAGATGGTGAGAGATGGCGATTTGGTGAATGCTCAAGATGATGAGGGTAATACCATTTTGCATTTGGCCGTAGCAAACAAGCAAATAGAG ACAGTGAAATATCTGCTTCAAAGAAGTGAAGTGGATGTGAACACAGTGAATAGAAATGGCTTCTCTGCTCTGGATATAGTGGAATATTTTTCGAAGGATTTCAAAGTCATTGAATTGAGAGAACTGTTAATACATGCTGGAGCTCTGAGAGCCATAAGATTCCCTGCATCAACAACTCACCAAGCAACTCCCTCCACTAATACTCCTCCAATAGAGGCGGTTCCGCCACTATCTTTATTGGGTGAAATCAGTAAGCGGGAGGAAGACAAACACAAGAAATGGATCAAGAAGAAGCACGATTCTCTGATG ATAACTGCCACCGTGATTGCAGCCATGGCTTACCAAGCCGGCATTAGCCCTCCCTGCGGCGTGTGGGACAACGATCACAAAGACAACCAAGGCAAGATCTTACACTTCGCAGGAACATCGATAATGGCCGCAAACGATCCAAAGGGTTACTCAATGTTCTTGACATACAACACCATCTCTTTTCTTGCATCCCTTAGCACGATCTTCTTGCTCATAAGTGACTTCCCCTTGGGGAAGAAGGTTCTGACGAGGATTCTGATGGCCACAATGTGGGTGACCATCATTTTCACGGCGCTGACTTACCTCCGGTCCATGCTGGCCTTCTTGCACGTGCACAGGAATTCTGAAGACGGAGCGGCACCCATCCCAGTGGCTGCGCTCTTCATGTTTGTTTTTCTCTGCGCTGTAgccattctttttctatttcacaCCGTTCGATACCTCCGAAAGATCCTCAAAAGCTCAAGAATTCATCAGGATGTGTGA